The following is a genomic window from Marinobacter salsuginis.
TGCCGAGGCCATTGGCGGCCAGTTCGGCGGGTTGCTGGCCAATCCCTGGGAACTGCTGATGTGGCATTCCGTGTTCATGGCCATCGTCGCGTTTATCGTCGGTCGGGGCATTCGCTCCGGGCTTGAGAAAGCCGTGAACATGCTTATGCCATTGCTGTTCGTGCTGCTGATTGCGATGGTGATCTACGCCATGAACAGCGGCAGCTTTGGCCGGGCCGTGAGTTTCATGTTCTCGCCGGACTTCAGCAAGCTCACCACCGCTGGTGTTCTGACCGCCCTGGGTCACGCAGCATTCACCCTGAGCATCGGCATTGGTGTTCTGATGGCCTACGGCTCTTACCTGCCAAAGACGGTGAATATTGCCAGAACCGCCATGACCATTGCCGTTCTGGACACCAGCGTCGCCCTTCTTGCGGGACTCGCCATCTTCCCGCTGGTGTTTGCCAATGGCCTGGAACCTGGTGCCGGCCCCGGCCTCATCTTTGTCACCCTGCCACTGGCCTTTGGCCAGATGAGTGGTGGCGCTCTGTTTGGCACTATTTTCTTCGCCCTGCTACTGGTCGCAGCCATCACGTCTGCCATTTCCATGTTGGAGCCGGTGGTGGAATGGCTGGAGGAACACAAAGGCGTCAGCCGGGCGAAAAGCGCGCTTGGTGGTGGCCTCGCGATCTGGTTTATCGGTATCGGTACCGTGCTGTCGTTCAACGTCTGGGATAGCGTGCATCCGCTCGGCTTCATCCCGTTCTTCGAGGGCAAGACGGTGTTCGACCTGCTCGACTTCCTGGTCTCCAACCTGATGATGCCACTCGGCGGGCTGGCCATTGCCCTGTTTGCCGGATGGGCAATGAAACGTGAAGGCCTGCCGGCCGATATTGGTCTGCAGGGAAGCAGCTACAGGGCATTCATGTTCATTCTTCGATACCTGACGCCTGCGGGTATCGCCGTGGTGTTTCTTTACAACCTGGTGTAACGGTAACCAGGCACCTTGGACCGCAACAGCCCGGTGAACTTCACCGGGCTTTTTTTGACATACCTGAAAGGGTACTGCCAATCTGGGTTCAGGACAGAAGACCAAGGTTCTGCGGCTCAGGCGGAAAAGGAGAACTCGTATGTACAGCAAGATACTCGTTCCGGTCGACCTCGCCCATACCGATAAAATGGTCAAGGCGCTCAATACCTCCATTGATATTGCCAAACACTACAACGCCACCCTGTGCTACGTAAGCGTGACAAACAGCACCCCGGGAGCGGCTGCCCATAACCCGAAAGAGCTTGCCGAGAAGCTGAGTGTGTTCGCGGAAGAGCAGGGGAAATCCCATGGGATCGACACCGACAGCATGGTGATTGAATCTGCTGATACGGCCGTAGAGCTTGATGACAAGTTGCTTGAGGCGATCAAAACAACCGGCACTGACCTGGTGGTGATGGCCTCACATCCTCCGGGAATTGGCGACCGGCTACACATTCTCCACTCGAACGGCGCCAATATCGTCAA
Proteins encoded in this region:
- a CDS encoding sodium-dependent transporter, with product MSESTQPHQQANNLWSSRMAFILAAAGSAVGLGNIWKFPYITGENGGGAFVLIYLACIFLIGVPVLIAETMIGRRGGQSPVATMRTLTKTEGTARGWRAIGWNGVIASFLVLSFYAVIGGWALVYIGKAATGLFTGADAEAIGGQFGGLLANPWELLMWHSVFMAIVAFIVGRGIRSGLEKAVNMLMPLLFVLLIAMVIYAMNSGSFGRAVSFMFSPDFSKLTTAGVLTALGHAAFTLSIGIGVLMAYGSYLPKTVNIARTAMTIAVLDTSVALLAGLAIFPLVFANGLEPGAGPGLIFVTLPLAFGQMSGGALFGTIFFALLLVAAITSAISMLEPVVEWLEEHKGVSRAKSALGGGLAIWFIGIGTVLSFNVWDSVHPLGFIPFFEGKTVFDLLDFLVSNLMMPLGGLAIALFAGWAMKREGLPADIGLQGSSYRAFMFILRYLTPAGIAVVFLYNLV
- a CDS encoding universal stress protein, translating into MYSKILVPVDLAHTDKMVKALNTSIDIAKHYNATLCYVSVTNSTPGAAAHNPKELAEKLSVFAEEQGKSHGIDTDSMVIESADTAVELDDKLLEAIKTTGTDLVVMASHPPGIGDRLHILHSNGANIVKHSDISVFVVR